The genomic DNA ACGCTGCCGGCGGTGGGCACGCTCACTGCGGCGCGATGATCTACCTGGCGGACAATTGGCCGGCGCAATACCGCGGTTCGATCTTCATGGCGAACATTCATGGCAATCGGATTAACAACGACATCCTGCGACGCAACGGCAGCGGCTACATCGCCTCGCACGGCGCCGACGTGCTGTTTGCCAACGACCGTTGGTTCCGCGCCATCAACATGAAATACGGCCCCGACGGCAGCGTTTATCTGATCGATTGGTACGACAAAAACGCTTGCCATCGCCGCGACATCGAGGTTTGGGATCGTACCAACGGCCGCGTTTATCGCGTCGCGTTTGGTGGCACCGATCTTCCCCGACCGACCTTTCACGACGCGTCGCTGCAGGAATTGGCGACAGCGCACCGCAGCACCAATGAACACCATGTCCGCACCTCGCGGCGGTTGCTGCAAGAAAGGTTCGCCGCTGACGCGGGGTTGGCGAGTTCTCCTGAGGGAGCGAAGGCGATCGGGCTGTTGCGTGAACAAGCGTTTGGCAGCGACAGTGTCGAGGACCGGTTGCGAGCGATCTGGACGTTGCATGCGGTGCAGCAGTTGACCGAAGCGGACACGATCGCGTTGTTGGACGAGCGTGGCCATCGATCGGAATACCTCCGCGGTTGGGCGATCCAGTTGGCGCTGGAGGACTTGGAAGTCAGCGATTCGCTGTTGCAGCGTTTCAGCGAAATGGCACGCGGCGAGCAATCGGCGTTGGTGCGTCTGTATCTCGCATCGGCGCTGCAGCGTCTTCCATTGCAGCAGCGTTGGGAGATCGCGGCGGGACTGGTTTCGCACGGCGAGGATGCGCAGGATCACAATCTGCCCAATCTGATCTGGTACGGGATCGAACCGTTGGTGCCAAACGATACGACGCGGGCGCTGGCGTTGGCGAAGGAGACGCGGATTCCCAAGGTCCGGCAATTCATCTATCGCCGTGCCGCTGCGGATGTCGATAGCATCGGTCCGCTGTTGGCTGAGCTGGGAAAAACGGACGACAAGGCGATGCAAGGGACGATCCTGAACGAAGTCGTTGCAGCGATCAAGTCGCAGGGACGGCTGAAGATGCCCCCGGGTTGGCCCGCCGTTTACGCAAAGTTGTCGGCGAGCGAAGACGCCAAGATTCGAGAGCAAGCGCAGCTGATCACGGTCAAATTCGGCGACGTGTCGATCTTCCCAGTGCTCCGCGAAATCGCAGCGAATCCAAAAGCTTCGCTCCCACAGCGAACGAGCGCGTTGGACGCTTTGCTGACGGGAAAAGATCAGGCGTTGGTGCCGACGCTTGTCGGTTTGCTGGACGATCAAGCGCTGCGAGGCAAAGCGATTCGCGGGCTGGCGCGGTACAGCGATGACACGATCGCTGACGAACTGTTGCAACGCTATCCCGCCTTGGATTCCGATTTGCGGAGCGACGCGGTTGCGACGTTGGCTGCTCGAACCGCTTGGGCGGATCGTTTGATCGACGCAGTCGCCGCGGGGAAGGTCGATCGACAAGAGCTTTCGGCGGCGACGATCCATCAGATCCAATTGCTCAGCGACGCCAAGCTGTTGGAAAAAGTGCAGCAGACCTGGGGGACGATCCGGTCGATGTCGGCTGATAAGAAGCAGCACATCGCGGCTTGGAAAAAGCGGCTGACGCCGGAGGTTTTGAGCAAAGCGGATCGCTCGCATGGACGCCTGGTCTATGACAATACGTGCGGCAAATGCCATCGATTGTTCGGATCGGGAGGCCAGATCGGTCCCGACATCACCGGCAGCAATCGAGCCGACTTGGACTACACGCTGTTAAACATCTTGGATCCCAATGCCTTGGTCGGCCGCGATTATCAAACCACGATGGTCGTGACCTTGGACGGGCGAGTGATCAACGGGCTGCTGAAAGAAGAGAACGAAAGCGCTATCGTGTTGCAGACCGCCAACGAACGCTTGGTGATCGACCGCGATGATATCGACACGCGTCAGCTGGCTGAAACATCGATGATGCCCGAGGGGCAGTTGGATCAGATGAAGCCGGACGAAGCCCGCGACCTGATCGCTTATCTGGCCAGTGCCACTCAAGTTCCTCTGCCCGGTGAAGGGCCGTTTCTGGATGAGAAGACGGGCCGCGTTGCGGGTGCGATGGAAGGGGAATCGCTGCGTGTGATCGAGAAGTCGGCGGGAACCACACGTGGCCAGCAGATGGGAGCATTTAAAGCGGATCGCTGGAGCGGCAACGATCACTTGTGGTGGACTGGCGCGAAACCGGGGGATACGCTGACGCTGAACCTGCCGGTTGAAAAAGCGGGAGAATACGACGTGTTTGTCGCGATGACCAAGGCCCGCGACTATGCGATCGTCGACTTTGCCGTCAACGCCGCGGCGGTTCCTGGCAAGCACGACCTCTATCACGGGAACAACGTGATTTCGACCGGCCCGGTTTCCCTGGGTAGACACCGTTTGAATCAGGGGGACAATACGTTGCAGGTGTCGATTGTGGGATCACATCCCGACGCGGTGAAAGGTTTTATGTTCGGATTGGATTATGTCTATCTGAGCGACAAAGAGATTTCGGAATAGTCCGCGCGGAGAACTCGCTTGACGCCATCGGTTTTGAATCGCCCCGCCAACCAAGTCGATCACAATCAAGTGGCTTGGATTCGCAAGCTGGAAGCCCGCGCGTCGGCGCGTTACGCCTGGCACTACGAACCGGTCATGGCCGCGGGCAAGCGACGTCGGTTTGCCTCGGCAACCTGTCCCGACGATCTCCTTGTTGCTGCGACTAAGCGACAGGAAGCGGGGGAACAGGGAGTCGAAGAACCGTTTTGGGCGACGGTTTGGCAGGCAGCGGTGGGACTCGATTGGTTCATCGAAACGTTTGATCTGCCTGGCCGCCAGGTGCTTGAACTGGGAGCCGGAACGGGCCGTGCTGGCCTGGCGGCGGCGCTCCGCGGTGCGGAGGTGACGATCACCGACGGGATGACCGATCCGCTGTTGCTGGCTCAGCTGTCGACTTGGGATCTGCCCAATTGCCACGTCCGCCGCTTGCGATGGGGCGAAGAGCAATTGGACCGCAAGTTTTCATTGATCCTCGGTTCCGACGTGACCTACAACCGCAAGTTCTGGACGGAGTTGGAAGTTGCGATGCGGCAACATCTGGAGCCCGGCGGAGTGATCCTGTTTTCGGATCCCTGCCGTTTGATCGCCAATGAGTTTCGCGACTGGATCGGGCCGCGCGGCTGGTCGTACAGCGAGAGCCACGTGCCACATTGCCAAGACGCCCACCGCAGCATCCGCATCATGCAACTGCGCCTGTCCTAACAACGCACCGACCCTGACGCGCTGGAGTCAAGGCTTCAGCCGATCGACACGCGCAGGGCGACGCCCCCGTCGTTTAACCGCGTGCCCATCGGGCCGCGCGTTTCGAGAGTTCGATACTGACGCGCGGGGCGTTGCCACCGCGGTTAAACGATTGTGTCGGCGTGCGAACTCGTTTAACCGCGTGCCCATCGGGCCGCGCGTTTTTGGAGCGAGACTCGGACGCGCGGGGCGTTGCCACCGCGATTAAACGATTGTGTCGGCGTGCGAATTCGATTAACCGCGTGCCCATCGGGCCGCGCGTTTCGAGAGTTCGATACGGCCGCGCGGGGCGTTGCCGCCGCGGTTAAACGATTGTGTTGGCGTGCGAACTCGTTTAACCGCGTGCCCATCGGGCCGCGCGTTTCGAGAGTTCGATACTGACGCGCGGGGCGTTGCCGCCGCGGTTAAACGATTGTGCCGGCGTGCGAATTCGTTTAACCGCGTGCCCATCGGGCCGCGCGTTTCGAGAGTTCGATACGGACGCGCGGGGCGTTGCCACCGTGGTTAAACGATTGTGTCGGCGTGCGAACTCGTTTAACCGCGTGCCCATCGGGCCGCGCGCTTCGAGAGTTCGATAGGGCCGCGCGGGGCGTTGCCACCGCGGTTGAACGATCGGGATCGTACTTTCACACCAGCAGCTTCGGCAGCAGATCGGCTAGGCGATCGATCTGCTCGACGTCGTTGTAGGCTTGCAACGAAACTCGCATCAGACGCGTGTCGGGTTTGGGGCCGGGATAGATCGGGAATTCGAAGCCGTGTTGATCGCGGAGAATTTTTTGCAGCGGAGCGTCCGAGATGGGCAGCGGCAACGCGACCAAGCTGCCGAGCATCGCATCGGGAGCTGGCGGTTCGATGTCGAGCGCCGCACACAATCGATCGCGCGACTGCAATGCCATGCGATGGTTCGACTGCATCAGTTCCGCGATCCCGCCGGGAAACAGCGAGTCGAGGAACTCGATCGCGGCGGGAACCGCCAACAACGGCGAGGGATCAAACGTGCCGGTCCAATCGAATTCGCTGATGAAGCGCGAGCGGCCATCGATCGCACGGTTGGCAGCATGGCTGATCACCGTCGGCCGCACCTGTGCCTGCAGCTCTGGCTTGACCCACAAAAATCCGGAGGTCTTTGGCGCGCAGAGCCATTTGTGGTGATTGGCGGTGTAATAGTCGACGCCGAGTCGCGGCAGATCGATCGCGAGCATTCCCGGTGCGTGAGCGCCGTCGACAAGCACACGCACGCCGCGTCGGCGGGCGACGTCGGCGATCGCTTCGATCGGGAAGACCAAGCCGGTCGGACTTGTAACGTGGTCGATCAAAAGCAACCGTGTGGCGTCGTCGATCGTCCGCCCGATCGCGTCAACGACTTCGTCGGGACTTGCGATCGGAAACGGGATCTCAGCCACTCGCACCTCCGCGCCGCAGCGCTCGGCGGCGTAGCGAACGGCGTTGCTGCACGCGTTGTAACCGTGATCGGTCACGACGACGTTGTCGCCCGGTTTCAGGGGGAACGATTGCACGACCGCGTTGACGCCGTCGGTGGCGTTGCGGACCCAGGCGATGTCGCGTGCGTCGGCATTCACAAGCTGTGCGATTACTTCGCGAACACGATCCAACTTGGGCAGCAGTTCGCGTTCGGGAGCAAGGAACTCGATCGGATCGCTTTCCATCGCGTCGCGGAATCGACGTTGGGCTTCCAGGACCACGGTCGGTGTTGCACCAAAAGAACCGTGGTTGAGGAAGTCGATCGCCGGATTCAATTGCCAATGCTCGCGGCGATGTTGCCCGGTCGCGCTATCGTTCATGGTGTTCCTTTCTGAATCGGTCCGAATCCAAGATGGTCGCAGATGGTCGCCTTTCGCTCCGCGAAAGTGCGGACGGAAAGAAAAATCAGGGTACGCACTTTCGCGGAGCGAAAGGCGACCATACTAGCACGAAGCGCGAGCGAGTGATTTCACCCGGAACACTCGCTTGCGCTTTTTGATGTTGCGCCGATGGATGCTTTAGTCAGGCGAGGCACCGGTATTCCTGGGATAAAAGCTCAGTGTAGCGTTTCCTCAGTGTGCGGAGGCCGTGGTTGGTTTTTAGCCGTCGCAGATGCCACTGGTGCTCGCGATAGCGAATGCCTAACAACAACGCCTCGCGGACGGTGTAGCTGCGAGCGTGCTTCCAGCATTTGCGCTGCCGATCGTCGATTCGGCGATCAGCCAGCTTGCGGCGACGAGTCCATTCCAGATAGCAGAACGTGATCAAGACGATCCCCATCCAGCTCTCGACCGCCTCGAAATCTTTGAAGCTGTACTGGTTCATTCCCAGCGTGCTCTTGAGTTCTTTAAAGAACAACTCGATCTGCCAACGTAGACTGTACAGCTCACACACCTGCCGAGCCGACAAGTGCTTTGCATTGGTCATCAACAACTTCGTCCCTTCACGTTGAATCTTTTTGCCAATCGGCTTACTCGAGGAAAAGACGAGCATGACCATGCCCACATTGTGGACCTCGCTTCTCTCGCTGTGGACGTGATACGTCCGAGTTGACTTCGTCCCGTCGCGGCGGAGTGCCGTTCGGTGGCAGGAGGCTCGACGCTGAGCAGCGTAAGGCCCCGAACCGATCGAAAGACGAATGGTTTGGAAACGTGATGCAGGAAGTTGTTCGATTCGCAAACTCACACGAGGCCGCTTGCCGTGCTTCTTTGCAGAGAAGACGCGATTGGTGTTGACCGGAACGATCCAGAAATAGCCTCGCTCCTGGCAAGCCGCACGCACGCATTTGGCGTCAAATGCGGTGTCTCCGAGCACAAGTCAGTTCGATGCCGGCGGGTACCTGCGCGTCGCAAATCAACTGCGCCGCAAGCTGCGCCTGCGTCCGATGTTTGATCTTGTGGGCCTTCGCATAAGGCTTGGTGTAGTACGGCAGCCACATCGGTACTCGTAGTCCATCGGGGGGCAGCAGCAATGCGAACACGAAACAGTGGCAACTCTTTCGTTGATACTTGTACTTGGTGTAGCGGCGATTCTTGGCTGGTCGTCGCTTGGAGTTACCGGTGCTGAAGGTGTTTTCGATGGTCTGGCCGGCAGTGGCGACGAGCGTTGAATCGAGCAGCAGGAGATAGCGGCCGTTCCAATCCTGATCACGAAGCATCTTTAGGGTTATCGCCGCGAGCAAATCGGCGATCGCCTGCCGGTACCGTTTAAGGAAGCGTCCGGGTTGTGCCCGATGCCGCGGTTTTCCCTCGATGGCGGAGGCAGCAGACATGCACGAGTTTCGACCGTGCCGCGTAAGAATAGCGATTAAGAATCGCAGCAGCATACTTCGAAAGTGAGCAGAAACCTGCGTGTTCGGCAGAAACGACTTGATCGCGGGGAGGGAATCTTCCATGATTGCCATCGGTGAGCTCCTGGGCTTTGTTTGTGTGGTAACTCACAAACTCAGGATGTCTCACCTCTTTCTGCAATACCAATTTTCGCTAGCAACCCCATCAACGCGCAACATCAAAACTTGCGCGTCGTGCTAGTATTGCCATCCCCCAACTTCGTTTAACCGCGTGCCCATCGGGCCGCGCGTTGGGGCTCCAGGTAGCGCGGGGCGTTGCCACCGCGGTTAAACGACTGCTCTCGATCGAGCTTGTGTGACCGCCAACAATGGCACTTACCCCTCGCGAAAATTGCTGAACTGATTCGGCAACAGCTCGCTCAATGAAATCCGCTGGGTGATTTGGCGGGTCGACGCTTCGACCAGCACGATTTCCAACGCCGCACCAAATTCGATCAGGAACTGTCGGCAGGCGCCACACGGCGAGACGCTGCCGGTTGTTACCAGCACCAAGGTTTTGAATGCGCGTTCGCCCGCGGCGACCGCAGCGCTAGCGGCCGTTCGCTCGGCGCAAAGGGTCAGTCCAAACGAAACGTTTTCGACGTTGCAACCTCGGTAGATCGCTCCCGATTCGGCCAGCAGAGCCGCACCGACTTGGAAGTTGCTGTACGGTGCATACGCTTGTTGGCGGACGTCGCAAGCGACGTCGATCAACGGAGTCAGCGGATCGGGATCTTCGGCGGCAGGCTTAGCGTCGTTAGGATTCATGGTTTCTTCGATTCGATGCGTTGAATGATCAATGGCCGCGGCGCGACAACTTCATCGGCGATGATAAATGCCTGCTGCAGTTCCTTCGTCCAGCGTTCGGCTTGGTCATCGCTGCAGAAGACGAAGCCGAGTGGTTGCCCCGATTCGATCCGTTCGCCGATCGCGACGTCGACTTGCACACCAACCGCCGGATCGATCGAGTCGCCGGTGCTGCGACGTCCGCCTCCCAGTTCGACCACGCATTGGCCGATCGTCGAGCACTCGATCGCGCTGACAAATCCCGCCCGCTGCGTTACGATCGGGTGCTTTGCTGCGACGGGCAGATGGCCGGAGATCCGGCCACCTTGTGCGGCGATCATCTTTTCAAATCGCTCCATCGCCGAACCATCATCCCAAACGCGTTGCAGACGCAACAGGGCCTGGTCGCGCGATTCGCAGGCCTTCGCGGCGAGCAAGGCTTCAGCCGATAACTGAAGCGTCAGTTCGCGAACTTCCCGCGGCCCCTCGCCTCGCAACAGGTCGAGGACTTCGTTCACCTCCAACGCGTTGCCGACAGCGCGGCCCAGCGGTTGATCCATATCGGTCATCAACGCCGTCACCGGCAGCTGCATTTCGCGGCCGGTCTCGACCAGCGAGTTCGCCAGTCGCATGGCATCGGCTTGCGATTTCATAAACGCCCCCGAACCAACTTTGACATCCATCACCAACGCGTCCAACGACGCTGCCAGCTTCTTGCTCAAGATGCTAGCCGTGATCAACGCCGCCGATTCGACAGTCCCCGTGACATCGCGCAGACTGTACAGTCGGCGATCGGCCGGCGCCAACCGCTCGCTGGCGCTAACGATATGGCAGCCGACCTCCTTCAGAAGAAGGGCGGATTGATCGAGATCGAAGTTGCAGCAGAACCCGGGGATCGATTCGAGTTTATCCAACGTGCCGCCGGTCAGGCCCAACCCGCGGCCGCTGATCATCGGAACCTGCACGTCGCAGCAGGCCAACAACGGAGCGAGGATCAAGGAAACCTTGTCTCCCAAACCGCCGGTGCTGTGCTTGTCGACTCGCGGAACGCTTGAAGAGTCGCGTGGCAAGGTTTCGCCACTGGCCAACATCGCCGCCGTCAACGCCGAGATCTCCTGCGGCGTCATGCCTCGCAAACAGATCGCCATCGCCATCGCCGACATCTGCGGATCGGAGACCTCACCGCGCATGAAGGCCTCAATGAACCAAGTGATCTCGGCGTCGTTCAACGGATGTCCATCGCGTTTCTTCGCGATCAATACTGCGGGGATCAATCCATTGCCTCCATTCGTAAAATCGACTCGATTCAGCAGCCTGTCCAGCACCCGTTATACCACGCTTCGCGTTCGTTTCGCACGCTGAGAAACGAACGCCAAGCGTGTTGGCGGCCCCCAAAAGATTGTCCTCCACATTGCGAGTGGCATAAAATGCACTCCAGGGATCGTCTCTTCTCGAAAACCGAAAGGCTGGTACAACGATGTCAAAAGCGGAGTCCAATCACAACGGAGCGGCGGAGTCACGGCGACCGATGGCCAACCTGTCGATCGGGGAATATTTGATCCGACGACTCAGCGATTATGGAATCGAACATCTGTTTGGGATCCCCGGCGACTACGTCCTGTCGTTCTACAGCATGCTGGAACAGAGTCGCTTGAAGGTGATCGGCTGCACGCGAGAGGACTGCGCCGGATACGCCGCGGATGCGTACGCCCGACTGCACGGCATGGGCGCTGTCTGCGTGACCTATTCGGTCGGCGGACTGAGCGTCTGTAACAGCATCGCCGGTGCGTATGCCGAAAAGTCGCCGGTCGTCGTGATCTCCGGAGCACCGGGGATGAACGAGCGGAAGAACAATCCGCTGCTGCACCACAAGGTCCGCGACTTCCGCACCCAATTGGAAGTCTTCCAAAAGGTGACGATCGATGCACTGGAGTTGACCGATCCATTGACCGCCTTTGCCGACATCGATCGGGCGCTCGATGCCGCCGACCGCTTCAAGCGACCGGTCTATATCGAACTGCCGCGCGACATGGTCCACGCCGTCCCGCCGATCACGCATTCGTTCCGCCAGCCGACGTGGGAGCCCGACGTCAAAGCGATCGACGAAGCCGCCGCCGAAACGGCGCAGCGGATCGCCGCTGCGGAGCGTCCCGTGATCGTCGCCGGTGTCGAACTGCATCGATTCGGATTGCAGAACCAATTGGTCGAATTGGCGGAAAGGATGCAGATCCCGATCGCCACGACGATCCTTGGTAAAAGTGTGATCAGCGAACACCATCCGTTGTTTGTCGGATTGTACGAAGGGGCGATCGGCCGCAACGAAGTGACCGAGTTTGTCGAACAGAGCGATCTGATTCTGCTGTTGGGCACCTTTATGACCGACATCAATCTTGGCATCTACACCGCCAATCTCGATCTCGACAAATGTGTCTACGCGACCAGCGAAGCGTTGCAGATCTCGCATCACCATTTTCATAACGTCGCGCTGGGCGAGTTCCTCGACCGGCTGAACTCCTTGGACCTGAAGCCGACGACGCGAACGATTCCCGATGCGATCACCTTCCATCGAGACCGCGAACCGTTTGAGATCGAACCGACAGCACCGCTGCGGATCAGCCGCTTGATGTCGCGACTGAACACCTGTTTGGATCTCGATACCGTTGTGATCGCCGACGTCGGAGACGCACTTTTTGCGGCGACTGAATTGGTGACTCACGATCGCGGCGAATTCCTCAGTCCCGCCTATTACACTTCGATGGGCTTTAGCGTTCCGGCAGCGGTTGGTGCCGCGGCGGCGAGGCCCGACCATCGCGTGGTCGTATTGGTTGGCGACGGCGCGTTTCAGATGACCGGCTGCGAATTGTCGACCTTGGTCCGCAATGGGTGCAGCCCGATCGTGATCGTCTTGGACAACCACGGTTATGGAACCGAACGCTATCTGCAAGCGGGCGACTGGGAATACAACGAGATCCAGCCGTGGGCCTATCACAAGATGCCCGAACTGCTCGGTGGCGGTAAAGGATTTTTGGTCGACACCGAAGCGGAATTCGACGCGGCGCTGTCGGCCGCTTGGGACGATCGATCCCAGCCGACGATCATCCAAGCCCGGCTGGTGGAAAACGACGCCAGCGAAACGCTGAAACGTTTGGGACAACGAATGGGCGAAAAGGTTGCCGGTCGATAAGCCGGTTTCAATAGTCGTCTTTTGCGAGAGCCCAGCCAGTCACGGTTCGGCTGGATCTCGCTGGTTACCGATCACAGATCGAAGCCCCCTCTCCGATCAGCCATTGCGACACGACGGCGCTGTTCTCGAGCGAGTCGCAGTGACGGCTGGGCAACCAAGCTGACCGATCATACGCCTGACCGGTGGTTGCTGTTTTATCTGCAACTGCTCCGCAACATCGACGGGGCCGACCGCTTTTCTTTTATTGCATGTGGCTCTCTCCATATCGATCGGGCTTAGAGCCGCGTTGCGTTTTTGGTTGGCACGCGATGTGCCATTTAGCCAAACATTACGATGGGCTGCGATGTCGAACTCGGGTGGGTCCGACGCGATCCGCGGCCCCATTCCCCCGACTGATTTGGTACGGAGAAATTTGCGATGAGACGAACTACATTTTGCACCGCCGCATTGGCTGCAAGTTTATTTGGATTCCAAGCCGCGAAGGCTCAGGATGTTGGCGACGCCGTCGACGGGGCGTTGAATGCGACCGGCGAGGCGGCTGCCGAGCTGGGGCAGGAGATCGGTGACGCTGCGGAAGCGGCAGTGCCGAATCAGCCAGCAGCCGAAGCGCAGGCCGATCTGGACGTTGATGCCGATGTCGAAGCAAAGGCGAACGTCGACGCGGATACTGACACGAAGGCTCAGGTCCAAGGCGATGGGCCGACGGCTGCCGATGTTCAGACCGGAACGAACACTCCGCTAGGTGTAGGCGTCGATGAGAATGGCAACCGACCCGCTGGAGTCGATGCCGATGCGGGAATCAATCCTCAAGCCGATCTGCAGTCGCAGCAGACTCGCGATTCGCAGGCACTACTGCAAGGCGACGCGGCACTTTCGGGAGACGCCGAATCGCAAGCCGATGCCAACGCAAACGCTCAAGCGAATAACGATGCCAACGACAAGTGGCGTTTCCGTCAACACAACGATCGCTGGTGGTATTGGTTGGGTGATCGCGGCAACGGTCGCTGGGCCTACTGGGATGATGGTCGCTGGTTCGACTACACCAACAACCGCTACCTGAACCCACGCCGCCAAGCGGGACACGACGACGGACATCAACCACGACATCGTATGGGCTACCGCGGCGATGCCAATAACCAAGGCGAGTTCGATGGTCCCTACTACTTCGACCGCGACGGCCGCCGATACCGCCGCGATGGCGATCGCTACATGAACGATTCGCAGTGGAACGACCGCGTCTGGGATGATGGCTACGGCCAACGCCACCAAGGCTATTGGAACGATCGCAACAACGGACGTTCCAGCACAGGAGCTCGCACTGGAGCATCGATCGGTGCAGAAGCAGGCGAGGCGATCGGCGGCCGTGCCGGCAGTCGAATCGGAGCTGAAGTTGGCGGAGCGATCGGTCGCGATCGTTAATCCGGACCGACGCAATCAACAATTGCAACCACATGACGCCCGCTGCACCATTCGCGTGCACGGGCGTCGTCGGGCGATTCGCTGTAGTTCTCAGTTGTTGTCGACGTATCCAAATTCCACGAGACTGCGTGGGCGAAACTTCACCGCCATTACAACGGTCGAAACTGAAGACTAATGTGAAGCGTAGTCCACCTCTCGAACACGTTTACGATCACGCAATTCTTCAACGACCGTTCTCAATCTTTCACGAACCATCTTAGCCCGGGTTGCAGGGATACTTTCGATGGATGTATATGGCGTCGAACTATCAGACGACGTAATCGAAATCGTCGCAAGGCCCGTAAGTCTCTGGAAAAACGTCTGAGAAAAGCCAATGTCTTTCACTCGATACAACTCCAGTTCGTTCATGTGCCGAGACAATACGCCCCACGAAACCCTGAACCTCTGATTCGTCAGTTCGTACCGAATAGAGTTTACGACCAAGTATCTCCAAATCGCGACGAAAATTGGGACAATGAGCCAGCAGAACAGGGCGCACATGATGTACGATTTTATATTCGTGATCTGGGACGGGCGGCCCTTCCACAACTCCTCTTCGCCACGCGAAATATTCTGTGTCGCATTCGACGTGATCGCTTCAGGCACAAAAGGAGGTGCTGGCTCAGGGATCTGCGGTGGCAGTTCAGGCATGACGTTGGTGGCAGCCTGATTCTTCAATTTAAGACTCGTCAACCGAGTGACCGGATGCCACGGCCCTGATTTGTCGTTTGCAACTTGAGCTGTGGATTCGATGCGACCTTCAGACGCAAGTAACTTCAATTTATCTGATCTATAGGGACCAAAACTTTTTCCACCCTGACGAATAAACCATTCTTTGGCCATTCAACGTCACCCAATTTGCGTAGTGTGCTTTCGAAACTGCTATCCTACTCGGTTTTACGATAGCTTCAAGATTGGGCAAAGCGGCGGATGCTCAGTACCGCTACGATTCAGCGGTCATAGACGTGATATGTTTCGCCGGTCACTGCTCTCAATTAAAGAAACGCGTGAGCCTCCGCTTGGCCGCAATAAGACGCGGACCTCATTGGATACCGCATGCTTCTCATCACTTACAGATAATACAGCAGCAGACAGACGGCTAGCAGCAGGGTGGCCCAGAGGGTCATTGTGCTGCTGGACCAGGTGCGGCCCAAGATGCCGTTTTCGTTGAACGTCGCTCGAGTGAAGTCCATGATGCCGTGGACGATCACCACCATGTCGCTGCGGAATGCGTCGTTGACGACATCGTAAACAGTTCGCAAGCCGCGGATGCAGGCGGGCAACAAGCGGCGGTAGATCCAGTCGGTGTCGAGATTCGTCGACCGCTGTTCGGCGGGATACAGCCCCGACTTCATCAACACGACAAAGGCCAGCAGTGCGAACAACAACAACTGCATCTGCGTGACCACATGCGTCACGGTGTAGGGAT from Rosistilla oblonga includes the following:
- a CDS encoding transposase, whose amino-acid sequence is MLGDTAFDAKCVRAACQERGYFWIVPVNTNRVFSAKKHGKRPRVSLRIEQLPASRFQTIRLSIGSGPYAAQRRASCHRTALRRDGTKSTRTYHVHSERSEVHNVGMVMLVFSSSKPIGKKIQREGTKLLMTNAKHLSARQVCELYSLRWQIELFFKELKSTLGMNQYSFKDFEAVESWMGIVLITFCYLEWTRRRKLADRRIDDRQRKCWKHARSYTVREALLLGIRYREHQWHLRRLKTNHGLRTLRKRYTELLSQEYRCLA
- a CDS encoding cytidine deaminase, whose protein sequence is MNPNDAKPAAEDPDPLTPLIDVACDVRQQAYAPYSNFQVGAALLAESGAIYRGCNVENVSFGLTLCAERTAASAAVAAGERAFKTLVLVTTGSVSPCGACRQFLIEFGAALEIVLVEASTRQITQRISLSELLPNQFSNFREG
- a CDS encoding thymidine phosphorylase: MIPAVLIAKKRDGHPLNDAEITWFIEAFMRGEVSDPQMSAMAMAICLRGMTPQEISALTAAMLASGETLPRDSSSVPRVDKHSTGGLGDKVSLILAPLLACCDVQVPMISGRGLGLTGGTLDKLESIPGFCCNFDLDQSALLLKEVGCHIVSASERLAPADRRLYSLRDVTGTVESAALITASILSKKLAASLDALVMDVKVGSGAFMKSQADAMRLANSLVETGREMQLPVTALMTDMDQPLGRAVGNALEVNEVLDLLRGEGPREVRELTLQLSAEALLAAKACESRDQALLRLQRVWDDGSAMERFEKMIAAQGGRISGHLPVAAKHPIVTQRAGFVSAIECSTIGQCVVELGGGRRSTGDSIDPAVGVQVDVAIGERIESGQPLGFVFCSDDQAERWTKELQQAFIIADEVVAPRPLIIQRIESKKP
- a CDS encoding alpha-keto acid decarboxylase family protein, giving the protein MSKAESNHNGAAESRRPMANLSIGEYLIRRLSDYGIEHLFGIPGDYVLSFYSMLEQSRLKVIGCTREDCAGYAADAYARLHGMGAVCVTYSVGGLSVCNSIAGAYAEKSPVVVISGAPGMNERKNNPLLHHKVRDFRTQLEVFQKVTIDALELTDPLTAFADIDRALDAADRFKRPVYIELPRDMVHAVPPITHSFRQPTWEPDVKAIDEAAAETAQRIAAAERPVIVAGVELHRFGLQNQLVELAERMQIPIATTILGKSVISEHHPLFVGLYEGAIGRNEVTEFVEQSDLILLLGTFMTDINLGIYTANLDLDKCVYATSEALQISHHHFHNVALGEFLDRLNSLDLKPTTRTIPDAITFHRDREPFEIEPTAPLRISRLMSRLNTCLDLDTVVIADVGDALFAATELVTHDRGEFLSPAYYTSMGFSVPAAVGAAAARPDHRVVVLVGDGAFQMTGCELSTLVRNGCSPIVIVLDNHGYGTERYLQAGDWEYNEIQPWAYHKMPELLGGGKGFLVDTEAEFDAALSAAWDDRSQPTIIQARLVENDASETLKRLGQRMGEKVAGR
- a CDS encoding PH domain-containing protein, producing the protein MAKEWFIRQGGKSFGPYRSDKLKLLASEGRIESTAQVANDKSGPWHPVTRLTSLKLKNQAATNVMPELPPQIPEPAPPFVPEAITSNATQNISRGEEELWKGRPSQITNIKSYIMCALFCWLIVPIFVAIWRYLVVNSIRYELTNQRFRVSWGVLSRHMNELELYRVKDIGFSQTFFQRLTGLATISITSSDSSTPYTSIESIPATRAKMVRERLRTVVEELRDRKRVREVDYASH